Genomic window (Ostrea edulis chromosome 9, xbOstEdul1.1, whole genome shotgun sequence):
TTGTTTTTCTATATACctttccatgtacatgtatatacatgtgatgaTATGTACACAGAGTACAGTTTTATCTCCCCATGCTTCCTGCACGGGTCTTTCCGGAATGGCATTAAAACGCGGGTCCCGTGTTGTGACAAGCGTTAGCACGTTAAAAACTATATGTAGATATGTTGCAGGGGTGGTGGTTTGTAAGATAGAAATAACCAAACTCCTGGCTTAGGGGTCACAATACAATCTTTTATTGGATGATAACGATGATGGTTACAATGAGAAGCACCCATGTGTAACCGACGATGGAAATAATTAATAAGAAGCACTcatgggtaaccgacgatggaAATAATGAGATGGCAAGCGGGGACAAAAATCTATAAGTGTCACTAAATGTGCGCTATCTACGTTATTGGGTTCTTTCATTAAAACTCTATTGAGTCGCGTCTCAGGAACTGTAGTAAACTATATACATGTTCATGTAGTCGATCTTGTCATGGTGTCTAGTCCTATTTTTGTATACACGACTGCTTACTACGGATTCCACAAACATTACTAAAGTTgatattttttctctttttattttttcagcGCTGAATCCGGATGGAACGTGTGACAGTGACAGTGATTGTCTCCTCTCTTTCTACCACTGCTGTTCCGGAACTATCTGGTGTTGTCCTTCCGGGTACATCTGTACCGGATCATCAACCTGCCTAAGTATCGGGTATGAAGTTCAGTTAACACGCCTCGGCAATTTGTAGGGGTTAAATTGCGCAATGACTTTATGTGCTAGTTGGTCTTTGTTAATACAAATGCAAATATAATGTGGTCTTTCCATATTACACATCAAAGAGAAAAAACCATAAATCGAATACCGTTAACCGACTGTCATCTTTCATTTCAGAGTTATCGTCGGTCCCATCGTCGGCCTGGTCGTCCTCATCGTTTCTATAGTGATCTGCTGCGTTTGTTACAGTAAGGCGTTTATTTTCTAGATGAAATGTTAACCAACGATTTATTATTGACCAAACAATTCACAGTTTGACTTCTGTTCGTAGACTGGGGTTACAGTGAGCGATAAGTTCTAAATGAAACACGGAATCtgatgtttattttcaatttaattgATATTCCTAAGTTTGGTCTTTGATTTTTGATAAGATTTTGGCATCAGTCCTTGTTAAGCcagatttgtttttttttaattttggattaCGAACATTAAACATAAAAAGGTTGTGAAGTTTCAAAAGAGGTAAAACCGAAAATTAGatatagatttgaaaattttgtttattactAGTAACTGATATGAAATTTCGCTATATGCTTTGCCACTGACTTCATGAATGACACGAACTCTTATGTGTTGAAAAAAAAGTTGGACAACTTTTATCAGAGAAACACTCACATTTGGCAGCGGAAAAAGTAattaaagaattgaaaataattatgGAGATCCtatagaaatatacaatttttgttGTGATTTAATTCTGATACTAAACTACCTTTAAATTTCATTAGGAAGAAGACAACAGAGCCAAGGCGTAGTGTACAACCCAAACGTGACCGCCCAACCTCAACCGCAGCCATACGGACAACCGCAGCCATACGGACAACCACAGGCTTACGGACAACCACAGGCTTACGGACAACCACAGGCATACGGACAACCACAAGGATATGGACAGCCACCGCCTAAAGCCTGAGTTAGGAAGTTAGGAGAGAAAGAAAGGAGATGAGAAAGAAAGGAGatgagaaagagagagggagagaaagagagggagagcaagagaaaaaaaatgatagctcttttaaaatattataccatgcaaattaattttttctcaCTTATCATATTTTGTtcgaaataatttttttttattaattgggAATATATCTACATCTGTTTCGCTTGTGAATTGTTGACATTTTTCCTTCATCATCGGACTGTGTGATTTATATCATATTCACTTCATAGTATCATTTGCTTCAATAGATTATTACAATTGATATAGACACAACTATAGTTTGCAgcataatattgttttacaaaACTAAGCATTTGTGGATAACAATGGATTAGAATTAGAcagctttttaaaatttgtgggAACTATTTTTCGCCGTTTTGATTGTCAGATGCAGTCTGCTGTACGCATTGATTTTTAACAGACGTAGATTTTATGCAAACacaatgcaaataaaaaacatTAGTTTGCTTTAATTCATTCCATTCGTTTATTTGTGATCGCAAAATTTCAGTGATAATGTGAGATTTTCGAGGTGGAACAAATTGGATAGTTAATCGTTATTTACACTATTTTTGTATGATAACCTCTTTTCTAGATAGACACATGTAACAGACACCACCACATATAGTTAGATATATAATGCATGTTTATTATGGCGAAAAATCCATTTTACATATCGTATTAAACAGTTGAAAGttttatctttgtttatttGGTAATGAGGTTGGGTTCCTTTTTACATTCAAAATTGAAGAACTTTTGAAGAATCATATCTTCATGACAGTCTGTATATAAGgtaataattccaatgttatttattacaattgttttgattggacaaaaataaataacgagtttacacatcaataaatccgaaaacgcgatgtattcatacacgcctgaaaacaaataacagtacggggaaactattcaaatttttgcaattgttaataaaatgaatgaattggaattataagaatcaaacattctttttgaagaatttatcgatgtgtaaactccggacattttactcacaaacttgaCATAAAAGTgtttcgcacttttattcagtttgtgaataaaatgtccggagtttacacatcgataaattcttcaaaaagaatgtttaatcctatagtaacTGTCATTTGCCTCCGATCAATGTCCTctatgaaaataacgaacaatgatcaatttcataactcttataaaaaatacaaaattaagagtataggacaaacatggacccctgggcataccagatgTTTGATACGTTTGTCGGGATAATTATTTTGTACTGGAGGTAAAACGACGTTCATTTAGCAGATTTCGTGTTGCTAAATGTTGATATCAGCATGCAACATTTGATTTGTGTTGTATTGGGATGGCTGTTTAGGCTCGTGTAGATCAATAATTTGTATATTTACAGTGTAGTATAGCATGAGTTGGTACTCTGTATAGACTGTTCTGAGTATCTGTATAGACAGTTCTGAGTATCTGTATAGACAGTTCTGAGTATCTGTATGGGCAGTTCTGAATATCTGTATAGACAGTTCTGAGTATCTGTATAGACAGTTCTGAGTATCTGTATAAACAGTTCTGAGTATCTGTATAGACAGTTCTGAGTATCTGTATAAACAGTTCTGAGTATCTGTATAAACAGTTCTGAGTATCTATATAGACAGCTCTGAGTATCTGTATAGACAGTTCTGAGTATCTGTATAGACTGTTCTGAGTATCTGTATAAACAGTTCTGAGTATCTGTATAGACAGTTCTGAGTATCTGTAT
Coding sequences:
- the LOC125658680 gene encoding uncharacterized protein LOC125658680 → METYKLAFLFVLGCVGLFSAAEALNPDGTCDSDSDCLLSFYHCCSGTIWCCPSGYICTGSSTCLSIGVIVGPIVGLVVLIVSIVICCVCYRRRQQSQGVVYNPNVTAQPQPQPYGQPQPYGQPQAYGQPQAYGQPQAYGQPQGYGQPPPKA